One genomic segment of Arcobacter porcinus includes these proteins:
- a CDS encoding DUF6166 domain-containing protein — MFNLFKIDFSNISINLFNKKVLGYKLIYKDFAIYKNNEIIDKKLNLRNHSPCGLSWGYSGSGPLQAALAILYDFTKDEVFSLNNYNDFSNDIISSLPQKNCILKFSDIQHWIDIRKLQLKG; from the coding sequence ATGTTTAATCTATTTAAAATTGACTTCAGTAATATATCAATAAACTTATTTAATAAAAAAGTTTTAGGTTACAAACTAATTTACAAAGATTTTGCAATTTATAAAAATAACGAAATTATTGATAAGAAATTAAATTTAAGAAATCACTCTCCTTGTGGTTTATCTTGGGGATATTCTGGTTCAGGTCCTTTACAAGCTGCTCTTGCAATATTATATGATTTTACAAAGGATGAAGTTTTTTCTTTGAATAATTATAATGATTTTTCAAATGATATAATTAGTTCTTTACCTCAAAAAAACTGTATTCTTAAATTTTCTGACATTCAACATTGGATTGATATTAGAAAGTTGCAGCTCAAGGGTTAA
- a CDS encoding helix-turn-helix domain-containing protein: MSNELLKKLQDSQIKVKQKLKNNLNINSVFGTLTDEEISMVLALRAKKLRLSQNKKQSDFAKEAELSSPTTYSNYEQKGSISMINFIKVMRTFGRLEELEKLLLPTIKDKIEKIEKQRVK, translated from the coding sequence ATGAGCAATGAACTTTTAAAAAAACTTCAAGATTCACAAATAAAAGTTAAGCAAAAACTTAAAAATAATCTTAATATTAATAGTGTTTTTGGAACTCTTACAGATGAAGAAATATCAATGGTATTAGCTCTTAGAGCAAAAAAACTACGTCTTTCTCAAAATAAAAAGCAAAGTGATTTTGCAAAAGAAGCCGAACTAAGTTCACCAACAACATACTCTAACTATGAACAAAAAGGTAGTATTTCAATGATTAATTTTATAAAAGTAATGAGAACATTTGGAAGACTTGAAGAGCTTGAAAAACTTTTACTTCCAACTATAAAAGATAAGATTGAAAAAATTGAAAAGCAAAGAGTTAAATAA
- a CDS encoding nucleotidyl transferase AbiEii/AbiGii toxin family protein, with the protein MPTLLKPTNLDFIEEHYKEQIIALDLFFKESGAKHIPSSQIRFGGGTALAIYYFQHRLSFDIDLFVSDIQYLDYIRPKIWIEESNSFQNIEYIDQHNHIGLNTKNGIKVDILVDSNSSNFRIDTSKKLVDFDLYIEDITDIIAKKITFRKKDNKTRDIIDIAICLDSNPNLFNELIELEKVTKDDLKILKESLLQLNKNRYLSQLNIVKPFEKYLELSKEAPEYLISKIDY; encoded by the coding sequence GTGCCAACCTTACTAAAACCTACTAATTTAGATTTTATAGAAGAACATTATAAAGAGCAAATTATTGCACTAGACTTATTTTTTAAAGAGTCTGGAGCAAAACATATACCATCTTCACAAATAAGATTTGGAGGTGGTACTGCTTTAGCAATTTACTATTTTCAACATAGACTAAGTTTTGATATTGATTTATTTGTTTCAGATATTCAATATTTAGATTACATTAGACCAAAAATATGGATTGAAGAATCCAACTCTTTTCAGAATATTGAATATATAGATCAACATAATCATATTGGTTTGAATACTAAGAATGGAATAAAAGTTGATATTCTTGTAGATTCTAACTCAAGTAATTTTAGAATTGATACTTCAAAAAAATTAGTTGATTTTGATTTGTATATTGAAGATATTACAGATATTATTGCAAAAAAGATTACTTTTAGGAAAAAAGACAATAAAACAAGAGATATTATTGATATTGCTATATGTTTAGATTCTAATCCAAATTTATTTAATGAATTAATAGAACTAGAAAAAGTAACTAAAGATGATTTAAAAATATTAAAAGAGTCTTTGCTTCAGCTAAATAAAAATCGTTATTTATCACAATTAAATATAGTAAAACCTTTTGAAAAATATCTTGAACTTTCTAAAGAAGCTCCTGAATATTTAATTTCAAAAATTGATTACTAA
- a CDS encoding cold-shock protein, with protein sequence MANQNIGIVKWFNSEKGFGFIQLENEKNEFFVHHSEINSSGYGRSSLDEGQRVSFEISKNEKGPQAKNVRAI encoded by the coding sequence ATGGCAAATCAAAATATTGGAATCGTAAAATGGTTCAATAGCGAAAAAGGTTTTGGATTTATCCAATTAGAAAATGAAAAAAATGAGTTTTTTGTTCATCATAGTGAAATTAATTCATCAGGTTATGGAAGATCATCTTTAGATGAAGGACAAAGAGTATCTTTTGAAATTAGTAAAAATGAAAAAGGTCCTCAAGCAAAGAATGTTAGAGCAATCTAA
- a CDS encoding type II toxin-antitoxin system HipA family toxin: protein MQKISIYIFDKHIADMYQDGDRVYLKQVDDLCYKVSPLMLNSNQKEIDTTHLTHQQRVAGFISDSLPGNFGNEILNNFFLQNKNIYPTVSDKLLFIGHRGLGAITYEPKMEKLNGVIETLELKSMFLKAKELKKGGDYHSLQDAFLISAHSFVGGARSKAVGAINLETKEVFLGDRTIPLKDGFIHAIIKYDDTSNDDENKSTYSKVEYIYHLLAKESGIDMEDSYLIQTDNKHHFVTKRFDIEPSGKRYHVHSFAGLLHLDYNIPRTVGYEDLLRTAVKLGALGSLKQLFLQMLFNYMFINQDDHSRNFSFMCDVDFKYKATPAYDLTFAKGEKQTVEHQLSLYGKALSKINIEDITTLATEFSIDLEFVANSLEKMKSLRDNELPKLLKEYEVVISKQKQILEHVNKRTLQGAL, encoded by the coding sequence ATGCAGAAAATCTCAATATATATATTTGATAAACATATAGCAGATATGTATCAAGATGGTGACAGAGTATATCTTAAACAAGTTGATGACTTATGTTATAAAGTAAGTCCATTAATGCTAAATTCTAATCAAAAAGAGATAGATACAACTCATTTAACACATCAGCAAAGAGTTGCTGGATTTATTAGTGATTCATTACCAGGAAATTTTGGTAATGAAATATTGAATAATTTCTTTTTACAAAATAAAAATATTTATCCAACTGTAAGTGATAAACTTCTTTTTATAGGACATAGAGGACTTGGAGCAATTACATATGAACCTAAAATGGAAAAGCTAAATGGAGTTATTGAAACTTTAGAATTAAAATCTATGTTTCTTAAAGCTAAGGAGTTAAAAAAAGGAGGAGATTATCACTCTTTACAAGATGCTTTTTTGATAAGTGCTCATTCATTTGTAGGAGGAGCAAGAAGTAAAGCAGTTGGTGCAATAAACTTAGAAACAAAAGAGGTTTTTTTAGGTGATCGAACAATTCCATTAAAAGATGGATTTATTCATGCTATTATCAAATATGATGATACATCAAATGATGATGAGAATAAATCAACATATTCAAAAGTAGAATATATTTATCATCTTCTTGCTAAAGAAAGTGGTATTGATATGGAAGATTCTTATTTGATTCAAACTGATAACAAACACCACTTTGTAACGAAAAGATTTGATATTGAGCCAAGTGGAAAAAGATATCATGTTCATTCATTTGCTGGATTACTTCACTTAGACTACAATATTCCAAGAACAGTAGGATATGAAGATTTACTTAGAACAGCTGTAAAATTAGGAGCATTAGGAAGTCTAAAACAGCTATTTTTACAGATGCTTTTTAATTATATGTTTATAAATCAAGATGATCATAGTAGAAACTTCTCTTTTATGTGTGATGTTGATTTTAAATACAAAGCTACACCTGCATATGATTTAACATTTGCAAAAGGAGAAAAGCAAACAGTTGAACATCAATTATCTTTATATGGGAAAGCTCTATCAAAAATTAATATTGAAGATATTACTACTCTAGCTACTGAATTCTCAATTGATTTAGAGTTTGTTGCTAATTCTTTAGAAAAAATGAAAAGTTTAAGAGATAATGAATTACCAAAACTACTTAAAGAGTATGAAGTTGTAATATCAAAGCAAAAACAAATTTTAGAACATGTTAATAAAAGAACATTACAAGGAGCACTATAA